Proteins from a single region of Sandaracinaceae bacterium:
- a CDS encoding matrixin family metalloprotease: MTPSTDPAAHAPPLEPPRATHGAARRTLLVRAAFLTLLVLGAATPGTARAYRCLRLGCPTWCGPVPVSVTAHSEDLEAIAAGTTLMSVESAFTDWTRVPCASLTVDVSEALGSAPFFGDGESQVGFIESDWPYDANAIGISDVQVISGCIREADVALNGQNFTWVLGAGGPGTVNAYGAILHEAGHYYGLGHSMEPRSVMWFLYRGGRPVLEQDDFDGICALYPRSGPDADCSVAGCPLGFDCEAGVCVATVVPGCVRHEDCDVDQRCDPVSGACVDGAPVGEALGAPCVDDLGCTSGLCAQLSTGGVCTQACDGLLPRAVACPDDFLCDGDAVGVCGTGLCLAGRPGDASLGAPCEEDSDCASSMCDEGVCATPCSPDVTGSCPNGFVCEPGQAAGCGACKPPLGLGARCRYNEDCADGMCVTNEGAETGACATLCDPDEGREACPDGFRCEAMSELALCVADPIGQPTLAGGSCTAGSRRVGGAGAKTPVSLTWLLGVVWAVRRRRRRVR; this comes from the coding sequence ATGACCCCCTCTACCGACCCCGCTGCCCACGCGCCCCCCCTTGAGCCTCCCCGAGCCACGCACGGGGCTGCTCGACGGACGTTGCTGGTGCGGGCGGCGTTCCTGACGCTGCTGGTGCTCGGGGCCGCGACCCCCGGGACGGCGCGCGCCTATCGGTGTCTCCGCCTGGGCTGCCCCACCTGGTGCGGCCCCGTGCCGGTCTCGGTGACGGCCCACAGCGAGGACCTCGAGGCCATCGCAGCGGGGACCACGCTCATGTCCGTCGAAAGCGCGTTCACCGACTGGACCCGCGTCCCGTGCGCGTCGCTGACCGTCGACGTGTCCGAGGCGCTCGGCTCGGCGCCGTTCTTCGGGGACGGCGAGTCGCAGGTCGGCTTCATCGAGAGCGACTGGCCCTACGACGCCAACGCCATCGGCATCTCCGACGTGCAGGTGATCTCCGGCTGCATCCGTGAGGCGGACGTGGCCCTCAACGGCCAGAACTTCACGTGGGTGCTCGGGGCAGGGGGCCCAGGCACAGTAAACGCCTACGGCGCGATCCTGCACGAAGCGGGGCACTACTACGGGCTCGGGCACTCGATGGAGCCGCGCTCCGTGATGTGGTTTCTGTACCGCGGCGGGCGCCCCGTGCTCGAGCAGGACGACTTCGACGGAATCTGCGCGCTGTACCCGCGCTCCGGCCCCGACGCGGACTGCAGCGTAGCGGGCTGTCCACTGGGCTTCGACTGTGAGGCGGGGGTGTGCGTCGCCACGGTGGTGCCAGGCTGCGTGCGTCACGAAGACTGCGACGTCGACCAGCGCTGCGACCCGGTCAGCGGCGCCTGCGTCGACGGGGCGCCAGTGGGCGAAGCCCTCGGTGCGCCCTGCGTGGACGACCTGGGCTGCACCAGCGGACTGTGCGCGCAGCTCAGCACGGGCGGGGTCTGCACGCAGGCCTGCGACGGCCTGCTGCCGCGCGCGGTGGCTTGCCCCGACGACTTCCTGTGTGACGGCGACGCCGTCGGCGTGTGCGGGACGGGCCTGTGTCTCGCGGGGCGCCCCGGGGACGCGTCGTTGGGAGCGCCTTGCGAAGAGGACTCCGACTGCGCCAGCTCCATGTGCGACGAGGGCGTCTGCGCGACGCCATGTAGCCCCGACGTGACTGGCAGTTGCCCGAACGGCTTCGTGTGCGAGCCGGGCCAGGCCGCCGGCTGCGGGGCCTGCAAGCCACCGCTCGGGCTCGGCGCGCGCTGTCGCTACAACGAGGACTGCGCGGACGGGATGTGTGTCACGAACGAGGGCGCGGAGACCGGCGCTTGCGCGACCCTGTGCGACCCGGACGAGGGGCGCGAGGCCTGCCCGGATGGGTTCCGCTGCGAGGCGATGAGCGAACTCGCGCTCTGCGTGGCAGACCCGATTGGTCAGCCGACGCTGGCCGGCGGCTCGTGCACGGCGGGTTCACGTCGTGTTGGAGGTGCTGGAGCGAAGACGCCGGTCTCGCTGACGTGGCTCCTCGGCGTGGTCTGGGCCGTCCGCCGGCGGCGCCGACGCGTTCGCTGA
- a CDS encoding queuosine precursor transporter, with translation MLNILGVTRFLDLSFTVPGLGWEVPMPLAIGVLPYPVTFLCTDFLSELYGRRRANQVVWMGFALNGWVAFMLWLGGALPVAGGNANDVFAQVRTLAFAAIFASMVAYLAAQLVDVHLFHFWKRRTRGRHLWIRNNGSTLVSQLVDTVAVILITHFIAAGLPIAADQPLWPQLTTFIVSGYVFKLVAALVDTGPFYFGTHALVRYLRLPPPGIVPDIVGDR, from the coding sequence ATGCTCAACATCCTGGGCGTGACGCGCTTCTTGGACCTCTCGTTCACCGTCCCGGGGCTCGGCTGGGAGGTGCCCATGCCGTTGGCCATCGGGGTGCTGCCGTACCCCGTCACCTTCCTGTGCACGGACTTCCTCTCGGAGCTGTACGGCCGGCGTCGCGCCAACCAGGTGGTGTGGATGGGCTTCGCCCTCAACGGCTGGGTGGCCTTCATGCTCTGGCTCGGAGGCGCGCTGCCGGTGGCGGGTGGCAACGCCAACGACGTCTTCGCGCAAGTTCGCACCCTGGCCTTCGCGGCCATCTTCGCGTCGATGGTCGCCTACCTCGCCGCGCAGCTGGTGGACGTTCACCTCTTCCATTTCTGGAAGCGGCGGACGCGCGGACGGCACCTGTGGATCCGCAACAACGGCTCGACCCTCGTGTCGCAGCTGGTGGATACGGTGGCCGTGATCCTCATCACGCACTTCATCGCCGCCGGGCTGCCCATCGCGGCCGACCAGCCGCTGTGGCCCCAGCTGACGACGTTCATCGTCTCCGGCTACGTGTTCAAGCTGGTCGCGGCTCTGGTGGACACGGGGCCCTTCTACTTCGGGACGCATGCGCTGGTTCGCTACCTGAGGCTACCCCCTCCGGGCATCGTCCCCGATATTGTGGGGGACCGATGA
- a CDS encoding trypsin-like peptidase domain-containing protein, with translation MNKPTLSRTSRILPTLALVATLPLLAAQPTQARAQDLTDARRVAIAEALNTSTVTVAIGGGSGSGFVATDDGWVVTNAHVVQSSRGAARLRLGTGQQVGARVLAVDSTHDLAILAPVAGPMPRPLPLADPDTVRVGQTVLAFGSPFGLDGTLTQGIVSARRDLPGVGGGQVHGLIQTDATINPGNSGGPLVNTRGEVIGVNTAILSRTGGSHGIGFAVPVNYVKALIEEVEQRIQVARADAPRNGQLAAADPAPQRSAPPQTNTPVGQDPQPAVWLGVYAVDVRGGIQIEQVVPGAAAARAGLRGRADPPPAFVQQMGVAWTGHIIYAVDGRRVHSLAELQRALEGRRPGDQVRVAVAIGDGRLTGEAIVELQPRPAEP, from the coding sequence GTGAACAAGCCAACTCTCTCCCGAACCTCCCGCATTCTCCCCACGCTCGCGCTCGTCGCGACCCTTCCGCTCCTAGCGGCACAGCCGACGCAGGCGCGCGCCCAGGACCTCACCGACGCGCGCCGCGTCGCCATCGCCGAAGCACTGAACACCAGCACCGTGACCGTGGCGATCGGCGGCGGCAGCGGCTCCGGCTTCGTCGCCACGGACGATGGCTGGGTGGTCACGAACGCCCACGTGGTGCAGAGTTCTCGCGGGGCTGCGCGCCTCCGCCTCGGCACGGGTCAGCAGGTGGGCGCGCGCGTGCTGGCCGTCGACTCCACCCACGACCTCGCGATCCTCGCCCCAGTCGCCGGCCCCATGCCCCGGCCCCTCCCGCTGGCGGATCCCGACACTGTCCGCGTCGGGCAGACGGTGCTCGCGTTCGGTAGCCCCTTCGGCCTCGACGGCACGCTCACCCAGGGCATCGTCAGCGCGCGCCGCGACCTGCCTGGCGTGGGCGGCGGCCAAGTGCACGGCCTGATCCAGACCGACGCCACGATCAACCCCGGGAATTCGGGTGGCCCCCTGGTCAACACGCGCGGCGAGGTGATCGGAGTGAACACGGCCATTCTGTCGCGCACCGGAGGGAGCCACGGCATCGGGTTCGCCGTTCCGGTGAACTACGTGAAGGCCCTCATCGAGGAAGTGGAGCAACGCATCCAGGTCGCCCGTGCCGACGCGCCGCGCAACGGCCAGCTCGCCGCTGCAGATCCCGCCCCACAGCGCTCCGCGCCACCACAGACGAACACCCCGGTGGGCCAAGACCCTCAGCCCGCCGTGTGGCTGGGGGTCTACGCGGTCGACGTTCGTGGCGGCATCCAGATCGAGCAGGTGGTGCCTGGCGCAGCCGCTGCGCGCGCTGGCTTGCGCGGTCGCGCGGATCCGCCTCCGGCGTTCGTCCAGCAGATGGGGGTGGCGTGGACGGGGCACATCATCTATGCGGTGGACGGGCGGCGCGTCCACTCCCTGGCCGAGCTGCAGCGCGCGCTCGAAGGGCGCCGCCCAGGAGACCAAGTGCGCGTGGCCGTGGCCATCGGCGACGGCCGCCTGACGGGTGAGGCCATCGTGGAGCTGCAGCCCCGACCAGCCGAGCCCTGA
- a CDS encoding serine/threonine-protein phosphatase produces MRVTGAGLTDIGQRRSFNEDAFFLDNDLGLYVVADGMGGHSSGDVASSEAVDTVHGMVKNEREKLRRVAQGDCSEEALRAAIRVLESAVQAATYMVFGLAQHDPDSQGMGTTLSALAICGRYGITAQVGDSRVYLVRGGKASPLTEDHTLVAWQLKQGIITEAEALVSPHRNVITRAVGSREYVQVDTRFFEVGVGDSYVLCSDGLHGHVEDHEIPGIAQLGPVAAARRFIDLANERGGRDNITAIVVEVGA; encoded by the coding sequence GTGCGGGTAACTGGTGCTGGGCTAACCGATATCGGCCAACGAAGAAGCTTCAACGAGGACGCATTCTTCCTGGATAACGATCTTGGTCTGTATGTCGTGGCCGATGGCATGGGGGGCCACTCCTCCGGCGATGTAGCGAGCTCGGAGGCGGTCGACACCGTGCACGGCATGGTGAAGAACGAGCGCGAGAAGCTGCGGCGCGTGGCCCAGGGAGACTGCTCCGAAGAGGCGCTCAGGGCCGCCATCCGGGTGCTGGAGAGCGCCGTGCAGGCGGCGACGTACATGGTGTTCGGGCTGGCTCAGCACGATCCCGACTCGCAGGGCATGGGCACCACCCTCTCGGCGCTTGCCATCTGCGGTCGCTACGGCATCACGGCCCAGGTCGGCGACAGCCGTGTCTACCTCGTGCGCGGCGGCAAGGCGTCGCCGCTGACCGAGGACCACACGCTCGTCGCGTGGCAGCTCAAGCAGGGCATCATCACCGAGGCGGAAGCGCTCGTTTCGCCGCACCGCAACGTCATCACCCGAGCCGTGGGCAGCCGCGAGTACGTGCAGGTGGACACCCGCTTCTTCGAGGTGGGCGTGGGCGACAGCTACGTGCTCTGCAGCGACGGTCTGCACGGACACGTGGAGGACCACGAGATCCCGGGCATCGCCCAGCTTGGGCCGGTGGCGGCGGCGCGGCGCTTCATCGACCTCGCCAACGAGCGCGGGGGCCGCGACAACATCACCGCCATCGTCGTCGAGGTCGGCGCCTGA
- a CDS encoding AI-2E family transporter, with product MTEPPPAPSESTDPSARGLLPTALISRDLQQRLIFYGLWGALMLGILVVFREVLLPFFLAVVVAYVMSPLVDWLQRWMARWVAVVTIYALLVGTMVTFTVLGVPRLAAEIEKLAKDAPSALAELRDEWLPAIERRMRDSMGQAPTAAPPGDDTIAVPAEPGEPITSITPSGVPEAPAGSEERGPGVEADADQAPMALGTAPEDATASAQPDEPITVRRVRGGGYDIHLPSDGLVVTPEGDGYIVRTAHQERTDGDLAAAFVESVRGVTRNTQDTATTLLHTAQTVVRAVVKGVFTFFIMLMLSAYLLVTKDEVIGFFRNFARPEKRATFDSLLSRIDRGLSGVVRGQLLICLINGALSGVGFYILDLAYWPILTLIATLFSIIPIFGAILSSVPAVVLGLKHGVGTAALVVLWIVVIHQIEANLLNPKIMGDAAHVHPVLVVFALLGGEHLFGIAGALLAVPVLSILQSLFLHYREQVLGVPAPKRADTSSISQS from the coding sequence GTGACCGAGCCGCCGCCCGCTCCCAGCGAGAGCACCGACCCGAGCGCGCGGGGACTGCTGCCGACCGCCTTGATCTCGAGGGATCTCCAGCAACGCCTCATCTTCTATGGGCTCTGGGGCGCCCTGATGCTGGGGATCCTCGTCGTCTTCCGCGAGGTGTTGCTGCCGTTCTTCCTGGCGGTGGTCGTCGCGTACGTAATGTCGCCCCTGGTCGACTGGCTCCAGCGCTGGATGGCGCGCTGGGTGGCCGTCGTCACGATCTACGCGCTGCTCGTCGGGACCATGGTCACCTTCACGGTGCTGGGGGTGCCGCGTCTCGCGGCCGAGATCGAGAAGCTGGCGAAAGACGCTCCAAGCGCGCTCGCCGAGCTGCGTGACGAGTGGCTGCCCGCCATCGAGCGTCGCATGCGCGACTCGATGGGCCAGGCGCCGACCGCCGCGCCCCCTGGGGACGACACCATCGCGGTCCCGGCGGAGCCCGGGGAGCCCATCACGAGCATCACCCCCAGCGGCGTGCCCGAGGCGCCCGCAGGCAGCGAGGAGAGGGGCCCGGGCGTCGAGGCGGACGCAGACCAGGCGCCCATGGCTCTCGGAACCGCGCCGGAGGACGCGACCGCGAGCGCGCAACCGGACGAGCCGATCACCGTGCGGCGCGTGCGCGGGGGAGGCTATGACATCCACCTCCCATCGGACGGTCTGGTGGTCACGCCGGAGGGCGACGGATACATCGTGCGCACCGCGCACCAGGAGCGAACGGACGGCGACCTGGCCGCCGCCTTCGTCGAGTCCGTACGCGGTGTGACGCGCAACACCCAAGACACCGCGACCACCCTGCTGCACACTGCGCAGACCGTCGTGCGGGCCGTTGTGAAGGGCGTGTTCACGTTCTTCATCATGTTGATGCTCTCCGCCTATTTGCTGGTCACGAAGGACGAGGTGATCGGGTTCTTCCGGAACTTCGCCCGCCCGGAGAAGCGCGCCACGTTCGACAGCCTGCTCTCACGCATCGACCGAGGGCTGTCCGGGGTCGTGCGCGGGCAGCTCCTGATCTGTCTCATCAACGGCGCGCTCAGCGGGGTTGGCTTCTACATCCTGGATCTCGCGTACTGGCCGATCCTCACCCTCATCGCGACGCTCTTCAGCATCATCCCCATCTTCGGCGCCATCCTGAGCAGTGTCCCGGCGGTCGTGCTCGGCCTCAAGCACGGGGTCGGCACGGCCGCGCTCGTAGTGCTCTGGATCGTGGTCATCCATCAGATCGAGGCCAACCTCCTGAACCCGAAGATCATGGGGGACGCAGCCCACGTCCACCCTGTGCTGGTCGTCTTCGCGCTGCTCGGAGGCGAGCACTTGTTCGGGATCGCCGGGGCCCTCCTGGCGGTGCCCGTGCTGAGCATCCTCCAGAGCTTGTTCCTCCACTACCGCGAGCAGGTGTTGGGCGTCCCGGCGCCGAAACGTGCGGACACCTCGTCGATCAGCCAGAGCTGA